From Spirosoma agri, one genomic window encodes:
- a CDS encoding ABC transporter ATP-binding protein, with protein sequence MIELTNLTKRFATHTAVDNVSITVGKGETMVLLGTSGCGKTTTLKMINRLIEPTSGSIRVDGVDVRQQAGPDFRRRIGYVIQDGGLFPHYTVAEAIATVPKLLGWNETDSQQRTRELVGKLQLPESLLNRYPAELSGGQRQRVGLARALAARPPVVLMDEPFGALDPFTRRHVRRELFGLNELKETTVVLVTHDVSEALELADRIVLMDKGRIVQIGPPDELLNQPATDFVRDFLDI encoded by the coding sequence ATGATCGAGCTAACGAATCTGACCAAACGCTTTGCGACACACACCGCCGTCGATAATGTATCGATAACGGTCGGGAAGGGCGAAACAATGGTATTGCTGGGCACGAGTGGCTGCGGCAAAACAACAACGCTCAAGATGATCAATCGACTGATCGAACCGACGAGTGGGTCGATCCGTGTCGATGGGGTGGATGTGCGTCAGCAAGCCGGTCCTGACTTTCGTCGACGTATTGGCTATGTCATTCAGGACGGCGGCCTGTTCCCGCACTACACGGTTGCGGAAGCAATTGCTACGGTTCCCAAACTGCTCGGCTGGAATGAAACGGATAGTCAGCAGCGCACCCGCGAATTGGTTGGAAAACTTCAGCTGCCGGAATCGCTATTAAACCGTTATCCCGCTGAACTGAGTGGAGGTCAGCGCCAGCGTGTCGGGTTAGCGCGGGCGTTGGCCGCGCGGCCACCCGTGGTGTTGATGGACGAACCATTTGGTGCCCTGGACCCCTTTACGCGCCGACATGTCCGGCGGGAATTGTTTGGGCTCAACGAGTTGAAAGAAACCACGGTGGTGCTGGTTACGCATGATGTCAGTGAAGCCCTCGAATTGGCCGACCGGATCGTGCTGATGGATAAAGGACGCATTGTGCAGATTGGTCCACCCGATGAGTTACTGAATCAGCCCGCTACCGATTTCGTCCGGGACTTTCTGGATATCTGA
- a CDS encoding helix-turn-helix domain-containing protein → MNAIATKLRKLRELYGYPQEYVAYQMGISQAAYSKKENGKTELSLTVLEQLASLYQISMLDLIALSLPDLLILAIPKTIRANS, encoded by the coding sequence ATGAACGCAATTGCTACCAAACTCCGCAAACTCCGGGAGCTCTACGGTTATCCACAGGAATACGTAGCCTATCAGATGGGTATCAGCCAGGCCGCGTACAGCAAAAAAGAGAACGGGAAAACCGAATTATCGCTGACCGTCCTCGAACAGCTAGCCAGCCTGTATCAGATTTCGATGCTCGATCTAATCGCGCTGAGTCTGCCCGACCTGCTAATCCTGGCGATTCCGAAAACCATCCGCGCCAACTCCTGA
- a CDS encoding CocE/NonD family hydrolase codes for MKNWLCCLLLIAYAPLVRSQTTPAANYVRDNYRKTEYKIPMRDGTKLHTTVYVPKDASATSKYPFLMQRTCYSVAPYGPDAYPAAVGPSGTLMRDKYIVVYQDVRGRWASEGTWTNMTPTVTDQQPATASKKKGKAPARQSALAVDESSDTYDTIEWLLKNVPNNNGRVGQWGISYPGFYTIAGAVAAHPALKASSPQAPVSDFFFDDFHHNGAFIQAYLFTFPVFGIQHPQPTTEAWYNNEFIKTGSKDGFQWQYDLGPLKNVDKYYKDNFYWQETVEHPNYDEFWQKRSIIPHLKNVKHALMTVGGWFDAEDLYGPLTIYKTVEKNNPGTYNTLVMGPFGHGRWSRETGHTTHSNIYFGDSIATFYQRNIEAKFFNHFLKGPGDGKTGLPEAYLFNTGRNEWKTFDKWPAATAQTVQFSLTSNGQLAQQVGSGGKFSEFISDPMKPVPYTEDNTTTQGFTPFNYMSEDQRFASRRPDVLTFQTDVLTEDLTLGGEIMAKLKVSTTGTDADWVVKLVDVYPPDEPNHAYMPNKNITLGNYQQMVRSEVMRGRFRNSFEKPEPFKAGEVTDVNFRLQDVLHTFKKGHRMMIQVQSTWFPLIDRNPQKYVDNIFKANADDFQKATHRVYDNSVIEVQVLK; via the coding sequence ATGAAAAACTGGCTCTGCTGCCTGCTACTCATTGCTTATGCTCCACTCGTTCGGTCGCAAACAACGCCCGCGGCCAATTATGTGCGGGATAATTACCGGAAAACGGAGTACAAAATTCCAATGCGCGACGGCACGAAGCTGCACACGACGGTTTATGTACCCAAAGATGCTTCGGCGACTAGTAAGTACCCGTTCCTGATGCAACGGACGTGCTACAGCGTTGCTCCATACGGGCCTGATGCGTATCCTGCTGCGGTAGGGCCATCGGGTACGCTCATGCGCGATAAATACATCGTTGTCTATCAAGACGTTCGTGGACGCTGGGCCTCGGAAGGAACGTGGACCAATATGACGCCTACTGTAACCGACCAGCAACCGGCAACCGCCAGCAAGAAAAAAGGCAAGGCCCCAGCCCGGCAGTCGGCGCTGGCCGTGGACGAAAGCTCGGACACCTATGATACCATTGAATGGCTGCTCAAAAATGTACCCAATAACAACGGTCGTGTGGGACAGTGGGGCATCAGCTATCCTGGTTTTTACACCATTGCCGGAGCCGTAGCCGCTCACCCTGCTTTGAAAGCATCATCACCACAAGCACCGGTGTCGGACTTCTTTTTCGACGATTTCCACCATAATGGCGCATTCATCCAGGCATATCTGTTCACGTTTCCCGTGTTTGGTATCCAACATCCACAACCAACTACCGAAGCCTGGTATAACAATGAATTCATCAAAACCGGCTCGAAAGACGGTTTTCAGTGGCAGTATGATCTGGGTCCGCTCAAGAATGTTGATAAATACTACAAGGATAATTTCTACTGGCAGGAAACCGTCGAGCACCCTAATTACGACGAGTTCTGGCAGAAACGGAGTATCATTCCGCACCTCAAAAACGTAAAACACGCGCTCATGACCGTTGGCGGTTGGTTCGATGCCGAGGATTTATACGGGCCATTGACCATTTATAAGACGGTCGAGAAAAATAACCCCGGTACGTATAATACGCTGGTAATGGGCCCGTTCGGGCATGGACGCTGGTCGCGTGAAACGGGTCATACGACGCATAGCAACATCTATTTCGGGGACAGTATTGCCACGTTCTATCAGCGGAATATCGAAGCGAAATTCTTCAACCATTTCCTGAAAGGGCCTGGCGATGGCAAAACGGGTTTGCCCGAAGCTTACCTGTTCAACACGGGCCGGAATGAGTGGAAGACATTCGATAAATGGCCGGCTGCCACGGCGCAAACCGTACAGTTTTCGTTAACCAGTAACGGCCAACTGGCACAACAGGTGGGGAGCGGTGGTAAATTTTCGGAGTTTATCAGCGACCCGATGAAGCCTGTGCCTTACACCGAAGACAATACGACCACGCAGGGGTTCACGCCATTCAACTACATGTCGGAAGATCAGCGATTCGCCAGTCGTCGTCCGGACGTGTTGACATTTCAGACCGATGTATTGACCGAAGACCTGACGCTGGGCGGTGAAATTATGGCCAAGCTCAAGGTCAGTACGACCGGCACCGATGCCGACTGGGTCGTAAAACTGGTCGATGTATACCCACCCGACGAACCGAACCACGCTTACATGCCGAACAAGAACATTACGCTTGGCAATTACCAGCAGATGGTGCGATCGGAAGTTATGCGTGGCCGGTTTCGCAATTCGTTCGAGAAGCCGGAGCCCTTCAAAGCCGGTGAAGTGACCGACGTAAATTTTCGGTTGCAGGATGTGCTGCATACCTTCAAAAAAGGGCATCGCATGATGATTCAGGTGCAGAGTACGTGGTTCCCGCTCATCGACCGCAATCCGCAGAAGTACGTTGACAATATATTTAAGGCTAACGCCGATGATTTTCAGAAGGCGACGCACCGGGTATACGACAACTCCGTGATCGAGGTGCAGGTGCTGAAATAA
- a CDS encoding DUF427 domain-containing protein: MKAIWNGKTIAESDDTVVVENNHYFPKESVNADYLADSPTHTTCPWKGLASYYSLTVDGKDNADAAWYYPDPKPAASQIKDRVAFWKGVQVVE, from the coding sequence ATGAAAGCCATCTGGAACGGGAAAACCATTGCCGAAAGTGACGATACGGTCGTCGTTGAAAACAACCATTACTTTCCGAAAGAGTCGGTAAACGCCGATTACCTGGCGGACAGCCCGACGCACACCACCTGTCCGTGGAAAGGGCTGGCGTCGTATTATTCGCTGACCGTCGATGGTAAAGACAATGCCGACGCAGCCTGGTATTATCCTGATCCAAAACCGGCAGCCAGTCAGATCAAAGATCGGGTAGCCTTCTGGAAAGGCGTTCAGGTGGTTGAATGA
- a CDS encoding ABC transporter permease/substrate-binding protein, with product MTDFFTFVRDHADKLLEQILTHIGLTFVSLLLALLIGLPLGIIIARRSSLASGVLGVAGVLQTIPSVALLGFLIPLIGIGAGPALVALFLYALLPIIRNTYVGITEVSPSIKEAAKGVGMTDKQILTKVELPLALPVIFAGVRTATVINVGVATLAAYVAAGGLGEFIFSGIALSNVNMMLAGAIPAALLAVGFDLGLARLQTLSAQKLRVGALTFLILVPFLSAFYVIPGRQDKLVAGFAHEFYGRADGYPGLQKTYGLSLRPRLIDQNLMYEAIHRGQVDIISGYSTDGRIKAFDLLVLDDNRHAFPPYDAAPVVRQSTLNRYPDLGPTLNLLAGKLTDSVMTALNYQADYKKESPEVIAQRFLKEAGLFKTPMPGERSETIVMGSKVFTEQYILAEIYRQLIEGHTRLRVAGRTGLGGTQICFDALRTGSIDFYPEYTGTGLLVVLQPSAATLKALPMQADPVYQFVQRQFRQTYQLDWLKPLGFNNSYCLMMRREQARQLGIRSIDDLVKFLVKP from the coding sequence ATGACCGACTTTTTTACTTTCGTCCGAGACCATGCCGACAAGTTGCTCGAGCAAATTTTAACCCACATCGGGTTGACCTTTGTCTCGCTGCTGCTTGCCTTATTGATTGGCTTACCGCTTGGCATCATCATTGCCCGTCGGTCGAGTCTGGCCAGTGGCGTCTTGGGTGTAGCCGGCGTGTTACAGACCATTCCGAGTGTCGCATTACTGGGGTTCCTAATCCCGCTAATTGGCATTGGCGCTGGACCGGCCCTGGTGGCGCTCTTCCTGTATGCACTCCTGCCCATTATCCGCAATACATACGTTGGCATTACGGAGGTCAGTCCGTCGATAAAAGAAGCGGCCAAAGGCGTCGGTATGACCGATAAGCAGATTCTGACGAAGGTAGAACTGCCCCTGGCACTACCTGTGATTTTCGCGGGTGTCCGTACCGCAACGGTCATCAACGTGGGGGTTGCTACACTCGCGGCTTACGTTGCTGCCGGGGGACTGGGGGAGTTTATCTTCAGCGGTATTGCGCTCAGTAACGTCAACATGATGCTGGCTGGAGCCATTCCGGCTGCGCTGCTGGCGGTTGGTTTTGACCTGGGATTGGCCCGATTGCAGACATTGTCGGCTCAGAAGTTGCGGGTGGGTGCGTTAACGTTTCTGATCCTGGTCCCGTTTTTATCCGCTTTTTACGTGATACCGGGTCGGCAGGATAAGCTCGTTGCCGGGTTCGCGCACGAATTCTACGGTCGTGCCGATGGCTATCCTGGCTTGCAGAAAACATACGGACTGAGTTTGCGGCCCCGGTTGATCGACCAGAACCTGATGTACGAAGCCATTCATCGGGGGCAGGTGGACATCATCAGCGGGTACTCGACAGACGGTCGCATCAAAGCGTTTGACCTCCTCGTGCTGGACGATAATCGCCATGCGTTCCCGCCCTACGATGCGGCCCCGGTCGTTCGCCAATCCACGTTGAATCGGTATCCTGATCTTGGTCCAACGCTGAATCTGCTGGCCGGTAAACTGACCGATTCGGTTATGACCGCGCTCAACTATCAGGCCGATTACAAGAAAGAGTCTCCGGAGGTTATTGCACAGCGTTTTTTAAAAGAGGCTGGTCTATTCAAAACCCCCATGCCGGGTGAACGGTCGGAAACCATCGTTATGGGCTCGAAGGTGTTTACGGAGCAGTACATTCTGGCCGAAATTTACCGCCAGCTGATCGAAGGTCATACCCGCCTGCGGGTCGCGGGTCGGACGGGGCTTGGCGGCACCCAAATCTGTTTCGATGCCCTCCGGACGGGCTCCATCGATTTCTATCCCGAATACACCGGAACGGGTTTGCTGGTTGTCCTGCAACCGTCGGCCGCCACCCTGAAAGCATTACCCATGCAAGCCGATCCGGTGTATCAGTTCGTTCAGCGGCAGTTTCGGCAAACCTACCAGCTCGACTGGTTAAAGCCATTGGGATTCAACAATAGCTACTGCCTGATGATGCGACGGGAACAGGCCCGACAACTGGGCATCCGGTCGATCGACGATCTGGTGAAGTTTCTCGTCAAACCGTAA
- a CDS encoding 3-oxoacyl-ACP reductase family protein, giving the protein MKKTIVLVTGGSRGIGRSICLSLAEHGCTILFTYLSNESKAQELRDEINQMGRGEAYGYRCDMSQLPEVLDLAKRIKRDVGYLDAIVNNAGIVGDGKPFLFATDEHWWHVIRTNVGSVTNTCRVLLPMMISRKAGRIINITSLSGQKGNAGQSAYSASKAAVVTFSRSLAKEVGRFGITVNCISPGLIDTDMTRDISNEYVANRLVWSPLKRKGGADEVANFVTYMICDAPGYIIGQELTIDGGLGVS; this is encoded by the coding sequence ATGAAAAAGACTATTGTCCTGGTCACCGGCGGTTCGCGCGGTATTGGCCGCTCTATATGCCTGTCGCTCGCCGAACACGGCTGCACCATTCTCTTCACCTACCTCAGCAACGAAAGTAAAGCGCAGGAGTTGAGGGACGAAATCAACCAAATGGGTCGGGGTGAAGCCTATGGCTACCGCTGCGATATGAGTCAACTGCCCGAGGTGCTGGACCTGGCCAAACGAATCAAGCGCGACGTGGGTTATCTCGATGCCATTGTCAACAACGCCGGAATCGTGGGGGATGGAAAACCCTTCCTGTTTGCAACCGATGAACACTGGTGGCACGTTATCCGAACCAACGTAGGCAGCGTAACCAATACCTGCCGGGTGCTGTTGCCCATGATGATTTCGCGGAAAGCCGGTCGGATTATTAACATCACATCCTTATCGGGTCAGAAAGGAAACGCTGGCCAGTCGGCCTATTCAGCCTCGAAAGCCGCTGTGGTGACTTTCTCGCGGTCGCTGGCCAAAGAAGTAGGCCGGTTCGGGATTACGGTCAACTGCATTTCGCCGGGTCTGATCGACACCGACATGACGCGTGACATCAGCAATGAGTACGTAGCCAACCGACTGGTTTGGTCACCCCTGAAACGCAAGGGCGGAGCCGATGAGGTAGCCAACTTCGTGACGTACATGATCTGCGATGCGCCGGGCTACATTATCGGCCAGGAACTCACCATCGACGGCGGCCTGGGCGTGTCGTAG
- a CDS encoding beta-ketoacyl-[acyl-carrier-protein] synthase family protein, with protein sequence MERVVVTGIGVCCSIGQTKDEFKDSVYNGRLGLKPIDAKRFPTDSSCYANKQACVLDQELYDQVEASDETVLTYLGHRVIAEALNDAGLVPQTVNPHRAGLFVATTIGGSYAFMDFTRKRIREGIEGDDYELLFKASTPNITGSLMRRLGWRGPSSTISTACAAGTNSIGRGFDFVSSDRVDVAIAGGIDIFTELSFAGFNSLQSLSKSICQPFDKHRDGLTLGDASAFVVLESLTHAQERGARIYCELKGYSANNEAHHPTAPTPDGSTAFLTMQQALRHGGMTADDVDYINAHGTATGVNDSMELNGIGRLMADRPVYISSTKSMIGHTLGAAGSIEFITTALGIYHSFVPPSCNVGATMVADDGPIHLVRDRAIDQPIRAALSNSFGFGGCMASIALQRFDN encoded by the coding sequence ATGGAACGTGTAGTCGTAACTGGCATTGGCGTATGCTGCTCAATTGGCCAGACAAAAGATGAGTTCAAAGATAGCGTGTACAACGGTCGGCTGGGTTTAAAGCCTATTGACGCGAAACGCTTTCCGACCGATAGTTCGTGCTACGCTAACAAACAGGCCTGTGTGCTCGATCAGGAATTATACGATCAGGTCGAAGCCTCTGATGAAACCGTGCTGACCTATCTGGGCCACCGGGTCATTGCCGAAGCACTGAACGACGCGGGGCTGGTGCCGCAGACCGTTAATCCCCACCGGGCGGGCCTGTTCGTCGCAACCACAATTGGCGGTTCGTATGCCTTCATGGACTTCACCCGGAAACGGATTCGGGAAGGTATCGAGGGCGATGATTATGAGCTGCTCTTCAAAGCATCGACGCCGAACATTACCGGCTCGCTCATGCGTCGACTCGGCTGGCGCGGTCCTTCATCGACCATTTCGACGGCATGTGCCGCAGGCACGAACTCCATTGGCCGGGGCTTCGACTTTGTGTCCAGCGACCGGGTTGACGTAGCCATTGCCGGAGGTATCGACATCTTTACCGAGCTGAGTTTTGCCGGGTTCAATTCGCTGCAATCGCTGTCGAAGTCCATCTGTCAACCGTTTGACAAACACCGCGATGGCCTGACGCTAGGTGACGCGAGCGCCTTCGTCGTACTCGAAAGCCTGACTCACGCGCAGGAACGGGGGGCTCGCATCTACTGCGAACTCAAGGGGTACTCGGCGAATAACGAAGCGCACCACCCAACGGCCCCCACACCCGACGGGAGTACCGCCTTCCTGACCATGCAGCAGGCCCTGCGGCACGGGGGTATGACCGCCGATGATGTGGATTATATCAACGCCCACGGCACGGCAACGGGCGTCAACGACAGCATGGAACTCAATGGTATTGGGCGACTCATGGCCGACCGACCCGTCTACATCAGCTCGACAAAATCGATGATCGGGCACACGCTCGGCGCGGCTGGCAGCATCGAATTTATCACCACGGCACTGGGCATTTACCACAGTTTTGTGCCGCCTTCCTGCAACGTGGGGGCCACGATGGTGGCCGATGACGGGCCAATCCACCTCGTGCGCGACCGGGCCATCGATCAGCCGATCCGAGCTGCCTTATCCAACTCGTTCGGCTTTGGCGGTTGCATGGCTTCCATTGCTCTCCAGCGATTCGACAATTGA
- a CDS encoding L-rhamnose mutarotase, with protein MRHCFALDLKDDPALIAEYERHHERLWPEIEASIKTQGITDMEIYRVGSRLFMIMETDETFSFEAKAAADAANPKVQEWETFVWTFQQALPMAKPGEKWMLMDRIFKL; from the coding sequence ATGCGCCACTGTTTTGCGCTGGATCTTAAAGACGATCCGGCCCTGATTGCCGAATACGAGCGCCATCACGAACGGCTCTGGCCCGAAATCGAAGCGAGCATAAAGACGCAGGGCATTACGGATATGGAAATTTACCGCGTGGGTAGTCGCCTGTTTATGATTATGGAAACCGACGAAACGTTCTCCTTTGAAGCCAAGGCGGCTGCTGATGCGGCTAACCCCAAAGTGCAGGAGTGGGAAACGTTCGTATGGACATTCCAGCAGGCTCTACCGATGGCTAAACCGGGTGAGAAATGGATGCTGATGGATCGTATATTCAAGTTATAG
- a CDS encoding DNA-3-methyladenine glycosylase encodes MEKLPIDFYQSHDTLTLSQLLLGCELVHESAEGTTAGIIVETEGYLVGDPACHAYRRKTIRNAAMFGPAGTLYVYQIYNHHNCINIVMGPEGVGEAILIRALEPTEGLDLMGLRRNEAFKTGFERYRNNTIDPTTPDGQRNLCNGPGKLTISMGIDRQQDNFASLTTGNLFIRGPVLHDFDMVTTTRIGIKYGADLPYRYYIKGNKYISKK; translated from the coding sequence TTGGAAAAACTACCGATCGATTTTTATCAGTCCCACGACACACTTACGCTTTCGCAGCTATTGCTTGGTTGCGAGTTGGTTCACGAGAGCGCAGAAGGAACAACCGCCGGCATTATCGTTGAAACGGAAGGGTATCTCGTCGGCGATCCGGCCTGCCACGCTTACCGCCGAAAAACGATCCGCAATGCGGCTATGTTCGGACCCGCCGGAACGCTGTACGTCTACCAGATTTACAATCATCACAACTGCATCAACATCGTTATGGGGCCGGAGGGCGTTGGTGAAGCGATCCTGATCCGCGCACTGGAACCTACCGAAGGGCTTGACCTTATGGGCCTCCGGCGTAACGAAGCGTTTAAAACAGGCTTCGAACGATACCGGAACAACACCATTGATCCGACAACGCCCGACGGTCAGCGAAACCTGTGCAATGGACCCGGCAAACTGACCATTTCAATGGGGATCGATCGCCAGCAAGATAATTTCGCGTCACTGACAACGGGCAATTTATTTATCCGTGGTCCGGTCCTGCACGATTTCGATATGGTAACGACAACCCGGATCGGCATAAAATATGGAGCCGATTTGCCGTATCGATACTACATAAAGGGGAATAAGTATATCAGTAAAAAGTAG
- the lepB gene encoding signal peptidase I yields MLDAQAKTADKPVKKKKSFFREWFDSILFAVVAASLIRWLFAEPFVIPTPSMENTLLVGDFLFVSKLHYGTRTFRTPLQVPLTHQKIWGTNIPSYSTAIQLPTFRLPGFTRVKNGDVVVFNYPPPRSGEPDYPVDLKTNFIKRCIGIPGDKLEVRQRQVYVNGKAMPVPPHAETNYFVKTTEVLDERFFRKYDIINDFKSPEGPFINWQPLEQYNDSTKTTALVGYSVNTTATTIARFKAFDWVKSIEPLTDQPGQAMPGIYGGSAHQWNRDNYGPVTVPKAGMTVPLNEQTTALYGILIERYEGNENVKLTPTSVSVNGQPISAYTFKQDYYFMMGDNRHNSEDSRYWGFVPEDHIVGKAVLVWMSLDPNPVAFWQKIRWNRLLRLVE; encoded by the coding sequence ATGCTCGACGCTCAGGCAAAAACCGCTGATAAGCCGGTCAAAAAAAAGAAATCATTCTTCCGGGAGTGGTTCGATTCGATTTTATTCGCGGTTGTAGCCGCATCGCTCATCCGCTGGCTGTTTGCCGAGCCCTTCGTTATTCCGACGCCCTCTATGGAAAATACGCTGCTGGTGGGCGATTTTCTGTTTGTCAGTAAGCTTCATTACGGTACCCGGACGTTCAGAACACCCTTGCAGGTTCCCCTTACTCATCAGAAGATATGGGGCACGAACATTCCTTCGTATAGTACGGCAATTCAATTGCCGACATTCCGCCTGCCTGGTTTTACGCGGGTTAAAAACGGCGACGTGGTTGTTTTTAACTACCCTCCTCCCAGAAGCGGAGAGCCTGATTATCCGGTTGACCTGAAGACGAATTTCATCAAGCGGTGCATTGGTATTCCGGGTGATAAGCTGGAAGTACGCCAGCGGCAGGTCTACGTCAACGGGAAGGCAATGCCCGTGCCACCTCATGCCGAAACGAATTATTTCGTCAAAACTACGGAAGTACTCGACGAGCGATTCTTTCGAAAATACGACATCATCAACGATTTCAAATCGCCGGAAGGTCCGTTCATCAACTGGCAACCGCTCGAACAGTACAACGATTCGACAAAGACGACTGCACTGGTTGGTTACAGCGTGAACACGACGGCTACTACCATTGCCAGGTTTAAGGCATTCGACTGGGTAAAATCGATCGAACCCCTGACTGACCAGCCGGGGCAGGCGATGCCGGGTATTTATGGTGGCTCGGCTCATCAATGGAACCGCGATAACTACGGTCCCGTAACCGTTCCTAAAGCAGGGATGACCGTACCGCTCAACGAGCAGACTACTGCGCTATACGGCATACTGATCGAACGCTACGAAGGAAACGAAAACGTCAAACTAACGCCCACAAGTGTCAGCGTGAATGGTCAACCAATCAGCGCGTACACGTTTAAGCAGGATTATTATTTTATGATGGGCGACAACCGACATAATTCAGAAGATTCGCGGTATTGGGGCTTCGTTCCCGAAGATCATATCGTAGGCAAAGCGGTTCTTGTCTGGATGTCGCTCGATCCAAATCCGGTTGCTTTCTGGCAAAAAATTCGCTGGAACCGGTTGCTGAGACTGGTTGAGTAA
- a CDS encoding Rpn family recombination-promoting nuclease/putative transposase, whose product MSIESKFINPFTDYGFKRLFGTEANKPLLIDFLNQFLPDQHQIADLSYARNEHLGTNEMDRKAVFDVYCISRTGDRFVVELQKARQTYFKDRSIFYSSFPIQEQGQTGDWNFKLAAVYLIAILNFVLPENELKPDVVSVVQLKDQHGRVFYDKLTFIYLEMPKFTKSISQLETQADKWQYLFNNLDRLRMRPPEIKEGIFQQLFDAAEVARFSKAEHDRYQQSLKQYRDLNNVLDYAEQQGNQRGYERGIEEGMKQQAVAIARNALAKGFSTADIATLTGLSEDEIQELTNT is encoded by the coding sequence ATGTCTATCGAATCGAAATTTATTAATCCGTTTACGGACTACGGCTTCAAGCGCCTATTTGGTACTGAAGCCAACAAACCGCTGCTGATTGATTTTTTAAATCAGTTTCTGCCAGATCAACACCAGATTGCCGACCTGAGCTACGCCAGAAATGAGCATTTAGGCACAAACGAAATGGATCGGAAAGCGGTTTTCGATGTATATTGTATAAGCCGCACGGGTGATCGATTCGTGGTTGAATTACAAAAGGCCCGGCAAACCTATTTTAAGGATCGAAGTATTTTTTACTCGTCCTTTCCGATTCAGGAGCAGGGTCAGACTGGCGACTGGAATTTTAAGTTGGCGGCTGTATATCTAATCGCTATATTGAACTTTGTGTTGCCGGAGAATGAGTTGAAACCAGATGTCGTCTCCGTAGTTCAGCTAAAAGATCAGCACGGGCGCGTATTTTACGACAAACTAACCTTTATCTATCTGGAGATGCCAAAATTCACTAAATCCATCAGCCAGCTGGAAACACAGGCCGATAAATGGCAATACCTCTTTAATAATCTGGATCGGCTCCGAATGCGGCCACCGGAGATCAAGGAAGGCATTTTTCAGCAACTGTTCGATGCTGCCGAAGTAGCCAGATTCAGCAAAGCCGAACACGACCGCTACCAGCAGAGTCTAAAGCAGTACCGCGATTTGAACAATGTACTCGATTATGCTGAACAGCAGGGGAACCAACGCGGTTATGAACGAGGTATAGAAGAGGGTATGAAGCAACAGGCTGTTGCCATTGCCCGAAATGCGTTGGCAAAAGGCTTTTCTACTGCCGACATCGCTACGTTAACAGGCTTGTCTGAAGACGAAATTCAAGAATTAACTAATACCTAA
- a CDS encoding DUF2306 domain-containing protein, whose amino-acid sequence MSIALFIRLFIIVHATAGTIALLAGPVAMLTKKGGPRHRRAGRYYTYSMAVVFVTAVVVAYLKSLSFLFMIAFFSFYLVLSGYRALRWKRLAIDGKVSSLDWGIQIGAGITALVLLGWGVGQLIGQNFFGSVGIVFGGIALVRVKQTIDRFRTPPEDKAYWLYSHIIGMSAGYVATLTAFLVVNVHFLPPIVVWLIPTVIGVPLIVRVVRRIRAANEQKAENAVMNSAQAVTVTAN is encoded by the coding sequence ATGTCTATCGCGCTATTTATCAGACTCTTCATTATTGTCCATGCCACAGCGGGAACAATTGCTTTACTCGCCGGCCCCGTAGCCATGCTCACAAAAAAAGGAGGTCCTCGCCACCGTCGGGCAGGCCGGTACTACACCTACAGCATGGCCGTAGTCTTTGTAACAGCCGTCGTCGTCGCTTACCTGAAAAGCCTGAGTTTTTTGTTCATGATCGCTTTTTTCAGCTTTTACCTGGTTCTGTCCGGCTATCGCGCGCTCCGCTGGAAACGGCTGGCAATTGATGGTAAGGTGTCGTCGCTAGACTGGGGCATTCAGATTGGAGCGGGCATCACCGCGCTGGTCCTCCTGGGTTGGGGAGTCGGGCAGTTGATCGGGCAAAATTTCTTTGGTTCCGTCGGGATTGTGTTCGGTGGCATCGCCCTCGTACGTGTCAAACAAACCATCGACCGGTTCCGGACTCCACCCGAAGACAAAGCGTACTGGCTCTATTCACACATTATTGGTATGTCGGCGGGCTACGTGGCCACATTGACGGCCTTTCTGGTTGTCAATGTTCACTTTTTGCCGCCCATCGTAGTGTGGCTGATTCCTACGGTAATCGGTGTGCCGCTGATTGTTCGGGTTGTGCGCCGGATTCGGGCGGCCAACGAACAGAAAGCCGAAAACGCAGTTATGAACTCAGCGCAGGCCGTCACGGTTACCGCCAATTAA